A portion of the Parcubacteria group bacterium genome contains these proteins:
- a CDS encoding DUF5011 domain-containing protein: RIGLIAEEAPTEILAKGGKGVDLYKLVTSVLSAFQTLAEKVEGVVAKVSGFAESFTTEELCVADQSGQKTCVTKAQLDALLAGQTNVEPVAITDTPETEKEEAPDTTPPTVTIIGANPAEIEVNATYSDNGAAVSDNVDSNLGYTTYVDGLLVTQIQLDTTSPRTYIIDYVATDNAGNTATSTREVIIGESAQEEEIATTTPEI, translated from the coding sequence AACGCATAGGACTCATCGCAGAAGAAGCTCCTACAGAAATCCTTGCTAAAGGAGGTAAAGGCGTCGACCTCTACAAACTCGTCACTTCTGTCCTCTCTGCATTCCAGACCTTAGCAGAGAAGGTGGAGGGGGTGGTGGCGAAGGTTTCCGGGTTTGCTGAGTCGTTTACGACAGAAGAGCTTTGTGTAGCAGACCAAAGTGGTCAGAAGACATGCGTCACAAAAGCTCAACTAGATGCACTGCTTGCAGGACAGACTAATGTTGAGCCCGTGGCTATTACAGACACACCTGAAACAGAGAAAGAAGAGGCCCCCGACACAACACCCCCGACAGTCACAATCATCGGTGCCAATCCTGCTGAAATTGAAGTGAATGCCACCTACTCAGACAACGGAGCAGCGGTCTCTGACAACGTCGACTCGAACCTCGGTTACACCACGTACGTCGACGGTCTCCTCGTCACCCAAATCCAGCTTGATACCACAAGCCCAAGAACGTACATAATTGACTATGTTGCAACGGATAATGCTGGTAATACCGCGACAAGCACGAGAGAGGTTATAATAGGTGAGTCAGCACAGGAAGAAGAAATTGCAACAACTACACCTGAGATTTAA
- a CDS encoding type I glyceraldehyde-3-phosphate dehydrogenase, with product MKTRIAINGFGRIGRVFFRAAWDRPELEIVAINDLAEPDNLAYLLKYDTVYGKAPFDVSVKTDGERTLFIVHDGTEKVIPILKQKDPSLLPWRELDVDIAVEATGVFESYKKAQSHLHAGARRVVVTAPIKDDPVGLNGATILLGINEEELKVCDISSNASCTTNANGPVMAILDQTIGIEKAMLNTVHGYTASQALVDNADAKDYRRGRAAAQNIVPSTTGAASATNKALKNLTTNFDGIAMRVPVISGSIVDITFVARRKTSVEEVNEILRRAAREERWKKVFAVTDEPLVSSDIIGTTHASIVDLAFTRVVGGDLVKVLAWYDNEMGYVSSLVEHVIVSGSHIRK from the coding sequence ATGAAAACGAGAATTGCGATAAATGGCTTTGGTCGTATTGGTCGAGTCTTTTTCCGTGCCGCATGGGATAGACCCGAATTAGAAATCGTAGCAATAAATGATCTCGCAGAGCCCGACAATCTCGCATACCTCCTCAAGTACGACACGGTATACGGCAAGGCACCATTTGATGTGTCAGTCAAAACTGATGGTGAAAGAACGCTTTTTATCGTACATGACGGAACTGAAAAAGTTATTCCAATCCTCAAACAAAAAGATCCCTCACTTTTACCCTGGCGAGAGCTTGACGTCGATATTGCAGTAGAGGCGACGGGCGTATTCGAAAGCTATAAGAAAGCACAGTCACATCTGCATGCAGGAGCAAGGCGCGTTGTGGTAACCGCCCCAATAAAAGATGACCCCGTGGGGTTAAACGGGGCAACTATTTTACTGGGCATTAATGAAGAAGAGCTGAAAGTGTGCGACATTTCATCAAATGCTTCGTGTACTACGAATGCAAACGGTCCAGTAATGGCTATTCTTGATCAGACGATTGGGATAGAAAAAGCAATGTTGAACACTGTGCACGGGTATACTGCGTCTCAAGCGCTTGTAGATAACGCAGATGCAAAAGACTATCGCCGTGGTCGTGCCGCCGCGCAAAACATTGTTCCCTCAACGACAGGAGCCGCAAGTGCTACCAACAAAGCCCTTAAAAATCTCACCACCAACTTTGACGGCATAGCGATGAGAGTTCCCGTAATTTCGGGGTCTATTGTTGATATCACCTTCGTCGCTCGGAGAAAAACCTCTGTCGAAGAAGTAAACGAGATCTTGCGTCGCGCAGCGCGTGAAGAGCGGTGGAAGAAGGTATTTGCTGTTACGGACGAACCCCTTGTTTCCTCTGATATTATTGGCACCACCCACGCCTCAATAGTAGACTTAGCTTTTACCCGTGTCGTTGGCGGAGACCTGGTAAAAGTCCTTGCTTGGTACGACAACGAAATGGGGTATGTGTCTTCTCTTGTTGAACACGTCATTGTTAGCGGAAGTCATATCCGCAAGTAG
- a CDS encoding RpiB/LacA/LacB family sugar-phosphate isomerase — MKIYIASDHAGFELKNYLIELVKVLGHEVEDKGAFSYDPNDDYPDFVVQVAREISENPDSTKVRGIVLGGSGQGEAICANRFKHVRAVEYYAPSRGEVSIIKDSRGHNDSNILSLGARFLTREEAEDAVHLWLETPFSGDERHIRRINKIDQ; from the coding sequence ATGAAAATATATATTGCTTCGGATCACGCCGGCTTTGAACTCAAAAATTATCTTATTGAGTTGGTGAAAGTACTTGGCCATGAAGTAGAAGACAAAGGAGCCTTTTCTTATGACCCAAATGACGATTACCCGGACTTTGTTGTACAAGTAGCGCGCGAGATCTCAGAAAATCCTGACTCGACAAAAGTACGCGGAATTGTGCTCGGGGGATCGGGGCAGGGAGAGGCTATATGCGCCAACCGGTTCAAGCACGTGCGCGCCGTGGAGTACTACGCACCGAGCCGTGGGGAAGTCTCGATCATAAAAGATTCCCGAGGCCATAACGATTCCAATATTCTCTCTCTTGGTGCACGTTTTTTGACGAGAGAAGAGGCAGAAGATGCCGTACATCTATGGCTCGAGACCCCCTTCTCCGGAGATGAACGCCACATACGTCGGATTAACAAGATAGACCAGTAA
- a CDS encoding transketolase — translation MPHLYDDKLKELEEKANQVRISTIESLVAAGSGHTAGPLGMADIFTAFYFHILNHDPKNPSWDERDRLFLSNGHITPVRYAAMAHAGYFPLEELKTLRKFGSLLQGHPERKRLLAVETTSGPLGSGLGQAAGYAYAARMDGKKFRVYCLMSDGEQDCGNTWESVMFAANNKLTNLTAVVDRNNIQINGKTEQVMPLEPLREKYEAFNWHVLEVDGHNIEEFVDAIEEAKAIDEKPTVIIAHNIPGRGVKEIEGDYLWHGKPPTKEEGERFIAELRALGEKHD, via the coding sequence GTGCCGCATCTATACGATGACAAATTAAAGGAGTTAGAGGAGAAGGCGAACCAAGTCCGCATTTCGACCATCGAGTCGCTTGTTGCTGCGGGCTCTGGCCACACAGCTGGTCCTCTTGGTATGGCAGATATTTTTACTGCCTTTTATTTTCATATTTTAAACCATGACCCAAAGAATCCCTCCTGGGATGAACGGGACCGACTCTTCCTCTCCAATGGCCACATTACACCGGTTCGTTACGCCGCCATGGCGCATGCCGGCTATTTTCCGCTTGAAGAATTAAAGACGCTCCGTAAATTCGGTTCCCTGCTCCAGGGACATCCGGAACGGAAACGTCTGTTGGCCGTAGAAACAACGTCTGGCCCTTTGGGGTCGGGTCTTGGCCAGGCGGCTGGGTACGCATATGCTGCCCGCATGGATGGGAAGAAATTCCGTGTGTACTGCCTGATGTCGGATGGTGAACAGGACTGTGGTAACACGTGGGAATCAGTGATGTTTGCGGCAAACAATAAACTCACCAATCTGACAGCCGTTGTCGATCGCAACAACATCCAAATAAATGGCAAAACGGAACAAGTAATGCCCCTAGAACCTTTGCGCGAGAAGTACGAGGCATTTAATTGGCACGTTTTAGAAGTGGATGGCCACAATATTGAAGAATTTGTTGACGCCATTGAAGAGGCCAAAGCGATTGACGAAAAGCCGACAGTAATCATCGCTCACAATATCCCAGGAAGGGGTGTCAAAGAGATCGAGGGTGACTATCTCTGGCACGGAAAACCGCCGACCAAAGAGGAGGGTGAGCGTTTTATTGCGGAACTTAGGGCGCTCGGTGAAAAACATGATTAA
- a CDS encoding transketolase family protein, protein MINPKAKLVTAIFDSKSLEKAPTRDGFGKGVVEAGTKDERVVVLCADLVESTRAHWFREKFPERYIELGVAEQNLATVGSGMANYGKIPFIASYAAFSPGRNNEQIRTTISINEVPVKICGMHAGVSVGPDGATHQALEDMALMRSQPNMVVVYPCDAEEARKATYAAAFNDKPTYLRFAREKTPVFTTKDTPFEIGRAEYFWTTERPYATIMTTGALTHNALLAAKELEDEGISVDVLNHHTIKPIDRAAIIEAAKKTGAVVTVEEHQIATGFGSAVAEVLAEECPVPIEFIGVRDQFGQSGEPAELIEHYGMGVSHIKEAVNRVVSRKQ, encoded by the coding sequence ATGATTAATCCAAAAGCAAAACTGGTTACTGCCATATTCGACTCAAAGTCACTTGAGAAAGCGCCAACGCGCGACGGCTTTGGCAAAGGAGTCGTCGAGGCGGGAACCAAGGATGAACGAGTAGTGGTTTTGTGCGCTGACCTTGTCGAGTCAACGCGTGCTCACTGGTTCAGAGAGAAGTTCCCCGAGCGCTACATCGAGCTTGGTGTTGCCGAGCAGAACCTGGCAACTGTCGGTTCCGGTATGGCGAACTACGGCAAGATACCGTTCATTGCTTCGTACGCGGCCTTTTCTCCAGGTAGAAATAACGAACAAATTCGAACGACGATAAGCATAAATGAGGTACCTGTAAAGATTTGCGGCATGCACGCGGGTGTCTCTGTGGGCCCTGACGGGGCAACGCACCAGGCGCTTGAGGATATGGCTCTGATGCGCTCACAGCCGAACATGGTGGTGGTGTATCCGTGCGATGCGGAAGAGGCGAGAAAAGCAACGTACGCCGCGGCATTTAATGACAAGCCCACCTATCTCCGTTTTGCTCGAGAAAAGACTCCCGTTTTCACTACCAAGGACACACCTTTTGAAATAGGACGGGCGGAGTATTTTTGGACGACCGAGAGGCCATACGCCACAATCATGACAACGGGCGCACTTACGCACAATGCGCTTCTTGCTGCAAAAGAACTGGAAGATGAGGGGATTTCCGTTGACGTACTAAACCACCACACCATTAAGCCTATTGACCGAGCAGCGATTATCGAAGCGGCAAAAAAGACCGGAGCTGTGGTCACTGTCGAAGAACACCAAATTGCGACGGGATTTGGCTCTGCTGTTGCTGAAGTCCTTGCGGAAGAGTGCCCCGTGCCGATAGAGTTTATTGGTGTCCGCGACCAATTTGGACAGTCAGGAGAGCCGGCGGAATTAATTGAACACTATGGTATGGGGGTCTCGCACATTAAGGAAGCTGTAAATAGGGTGGTGAGCCGTAAGCAGTAA
- a CDS encoding alanine--tRNA ligase, with the protein MRSEEIRKRYLTFFEKRGHTILPSASLVPENDPTTLFTGSGMQPLIPYLLGEKHPQGKRLANSQKCFRSQDIEEVGDNRHTTFFEMLGNWSLGDYWKEEQLSLFFEFLTKEAGIDKNRLWVTCFEGDASLGLSRDDESAEIWKRLGIPDGQIRFYSSKKNWWSRSGIPENMPVGEPGGPDSEVFFDFGEHAKLHEQSPWKNEQCHPNCDCGRFMEIGNSVFMQYIKKEDGSFGLLPTRNVDFGGGLERITAASQGESDIFVANSDYIIGRIEQVTGAAYAENRIAFRIIADHIKAAVFLIGDGILPSNKDQGYFVRRLLRRAMVHLSKLSPNIPLTSFIQGIVEAYKTQYPVLAEKQTAIEEAIALEEARFTTTLGRGMKEFERLAKDGAITAQDAFQLFTTYGFPVELIVEEARARGIKQLDLNGLQELLRQHQELSRAGAEQKFKGGLADTKPETVKLHTTHHLLLAALQRVLGPHVKQRGSNITSERLRIDFSHPQKMTKEEIAQVETLVNEQIKKGLKMVRRDMPKEEAEKIGAEMEFGANYADIVSVYFCEDEEGNVFSKEFCGGPHVKNTADIQGTFKIMKEEAVSAGVRRIKAVIE; encoded by the coding sequence ATGCGATCAGAAGAAATACGCAAGCGCTACCTCACTTTTTTTGAGAAAAGGGGACACACCATACTCCCGTCCGCTTCCCTCGTGCCAGAGAATGACCCAACAACGCTTTTTACTGGGTCTGGGATGCAGCCGCTCATCCCGTATCTTCTTGGTGAAAAACACCCCCAAGGGAAGCGCTTGGCGAACTCACAGAAATGTTTTCGTTCACAGGATATTGAGGAGGTGGGGGATAATCGCCACACCACCTTTTTTGAGATGCTTGGGAATTGGTCCTTGGGCGACTACTGGAAAGAAGAGCAGTTGTCTTTATTTTTTGAATTCCTGACTAAAGAAGCAGGCATAGATAAAAATCGGCTATGGGTAACCTGCTTTGAGGGCGATGCATCATTAGGCCTCTCGCGCGATGACGAATCTGCAGAGATTTGGAAGAGATTAGGTATTCCAGACGGTCAGATAAGATTCTACAGCTCAAAGAAAAACTGGTGGAGTCGTTCAGGGATACCAGAGAATATGCCAGTCGGCGAGCCGGGTGGGCCCGACTCGGAGGTATTTTTTGATTTTGGAGAACACGCAAAGCTCCATGAACAATCGCCCTGGAAAAATGAACAGTGTCACCCAAACTGTGACTGCGGACGATTCATGGAAATCGGGAATTCGGTCTTCATGCAATATATAAAGAAGGAAGATGGTTCATTTGGGCTTTTGCCGACTCGAAACGTGGACTTTGGTGGGGGATTAGAGCGGATTACCGCCGCGTCACAGGGGGAGAGCGACATTTTTGTCGCCAACAGTGACTACATTATTGGGAGAATTGAACAAGTGACGGGAGCCGCCTATGCGGAGAACCGTATCGCCTTCCGCATCATTGCAGACCACATTAAAGCCGCAGTCTTTCTCATTGGAGATGGTATTCTGCCCTCAAACAAGGACCAGGGGTACTTTGTAAGAAGATTGTTGCGGAGAGCAATGGTGCATTTAAGCAAATTGTCACCCAATATCCCGCTTACGTCTTTTATCCAAGGGATTGTAGAGGCATACAAAACGCAGTACCCAGTGCTCGCAGAAAAACAAACAGCAATAGAGGAGGCTATCGCGCTTGAAGAAGCACGGTTCACGACGACACTCGGTCGTGGCATGAAGGAGTTTGAGCGTCTTGCCAAGGATGGGGCAATAACAGCGCAAGATGCTTTTCAGTTGTTCACCACATACGGCTTTCCGGTGGAACTTATTGTTGAGGAAGCCCGTGCGCGAGGTATTAAACAACTTGACCTGAACGGACTGCAAGAGTTATTGCGACAACATCAGGAACTTTCCCGCGCTGGGGCAGAACAGAAGTTTAAAGGAGGCCTGGCAGACACAAAGCCCGAAACAGTTAAGCTTCACACCACACACCATCTCCTTCTCGCAGCGTTGCAAAGGGTACTTGGCCCGCACGTGAAGCAACGGGGGAGCAACATCACCTCCGAGCGTCTTCGAATCGACTTCTCACATCCTCAAAAAATGACTAAAGAGGAAATCGCTCAGGTTGAAACCCTTGTGAATGAACAGATAAAGAAGGGACTCAAGATGGTACGTCGCGACATGCCTAAGGAAGAGGCGGAAAAGATCGGAGCAGAGATGGAGTTCGGTGCGAACTATGCTGATATCGTCTCTGTGTACTTTTGTGAGGATGAAGAGGGAAATGTCTTCAGTAAAGAGTTTTGTGGGGGCCCCCATGTTAAAAATACAGCTGACATTCAAGGGACCTTTAAAATCATGAAGGAGGAAGCTGTTTCCGCGGGGGTGAGGCGCATAAAAGCAGTTATTGAATAG
- the rpsB gene encoding 30S ribosomal protein S2: MESQSDNATLVERLFKAGAHFGFSKSRRHPSFVRHIFGSKNSNDIIDLEKTAVALSAAKTFVEKMGRDGKNILIAGTKPEVRSFVEEQAKKAGIAYVTERWVGGLLTNFHQMRKRVERLEKLEDEKAKGALDVYTKKERLGIDEEIRALEHMFNGIRTLKQLPDLVFIVDSRHEETALLEARKLGIPVVALSGSDCDVSKIAYPIPANDSVLQSITFFVEEILSAFKRGREEFQLKGKTEVQAAPKETK; encoded by the coding sequence ATGGAATCCCAATCTGATAACGCAACACTTGTCGAACGACTCTTTAAGGCCGGGGCGCATTTTGGATTTTCAAAATCACGTCGCCACCCATCGTTCGTACGACATATTTTTGGTTCAAAAAACAGCAACGACATCATTGATCTCGAGAAAACAGCGGTAGCTCTCTCAGCCGCCAAGACATTCGTAGAGAAGATGGGTCGCGATGGCAAAAACATTCTTATCGCTGGCACCAAACCCGAGGTGCGCAGTTTTGTAGAAGAGCAAGCAAAAAAAGCCGGCATTGCGTATGTGACCGAACGCTGGGTTGGGGGATTGCTCACAAACTTTCATCAGATGCGAAAACGAGTAGAGCGCCTAGAGAAACTCGAGGACGAAAAGGCAAAAGGTGCTCTCGATGTCTACACTAAGAAAGAACGCTTGGGTATTGATGAGGAAATTCGCGCCCTTGAACACATGTTCAACGGCATCCGTACTCTGAAACAGCTTCCTGACCTCGTTTTCATCGTTGATTCTAGGCACGAAGAAACAGCGCTTTTGGAAGCGCGAAAGCTCGGCATTCCGGTTGTAGCGCTTTCGGGTAGTGACTGTGATGTAAGTAAGATTGCATACCCAATTCCCGCCAACGACTCGGTGCTCCAAAGTATCACCTTCTTTGTGGAAGAGATTCTCTCGGCGTTTAAGCGCGGAAGGGAAGAGTTTCAACTAAAAGGAAAGACAGAGGTGCAAGCAGCTCCTAAGGAGACAAAATAA
- the tsf gene encoding elongation factor Ts (EF-Ts; functions during elongation stage of protein translation; forms a dimer; associates with EF-Tu-GDP complex and promotes exchange of GDP to GTP resulting in regeneration of the active form of EF-Tu), with product MVTLDDVKVLREETGISIMECKKALEEAGGDFDKARALLRKQGAKIAAKKAERKLGSGVVASYIHSDNKLGVLVEVLSETDFVARNDDFRELANDIAMHIAALSPEYVKDADVNPEERARVRAEFAEQDEVKQKPENIREKIIEGKTDAYFKEKVLLRQPFVKNGDITVEERIQQATQKTGEKIEVVRFVRMGLLGR from the coding sequence ATGGTGACACTCGATGATGTAAAAGTATTACGCGAAGAGACCGGCATCTCCATCATGGAATGCAAAAAGGCACTTGAAGAGGCTGGTGGTGATTTTGATAAAGCACGCGCACTTCTTCGAAAACAGGGTGCTAAGATTGCAGCTAAAAAGGCGGAGCGCAAGCTCGGATCTGGCGTTGTCGCTTCCTACATACACTCCGACAACAAACTCGGCGTCTTGGTTGAGGTGCTTTCTGAAACAGACTTTGTGGCGCGGAACGACGATTTTCGCGAACTTGCAAACGATATTGCTATGCATATCGCAGCCCTCTCTCCTGAGTATGTGAAGGACGCAGATGTGAACCCGGAAGAACGCGCCCGAGTACGCGCGGAATTTGCAGAACAAGATGAGGTAAAACAAAAACCAGAAAACATCCGAGAAAAAATAATCGAAGGTAAGACAGACGCTTACTTTAAAGAGAAAGTGCTTCTTCGCCAACCTTTTGTTAAAAACGGAGATATAACAGTAGAAGAGCGCATTCAGCAGGCGACACAAAAAACCGGGGAGAAAATCGAGGTTGTCCGCTTTGTGCGCATGGGTCTCCTTGGGCGATAG
- the pheS gene encoding phenylalanine--tRNA ligase subunit alpha produces MAREETRGHIHPISSLMREANGIFNSLGFTLAEGPLLETQWHNFDALNVPRNHPARDMQDTFFIKDEPENVLRTHTTSVHAHYIKRQLEKGIQPPYRAIAMGKVFRNEATDMTHEAEFFQIDGFAIGEDITLAHLRSTLTEFFSRLMHGTAEVRFRPSFFPFTEPSVEIDMRATGTNVPEKLKGRWIEIMGAGMFHPNVIKNYGLDPEKYRGFAFGGGIDRLAVLRWGIPDVRLVHSADLRFINQF; encoded by the coding sequence ATGGCAAGAGAAGAAACTAGGGGCCACATACACCCCATTTCATCGCTAATGCGTGAGGCAAACGGTATTTTTAATTCGTTAGGATTCACCCTTGCAGAAGGCCCACTCCTCGAAACACAGTGGCACAACTTCGATGCGTTGAATGTACCAAGGAACCACCCGGCACGCGACATGCAGGACACCTTTTTTATAAAAGATGAACCAGAGAATGTCTTGCGCACTCACACCACATCAGTCCACGCCCACTATATAAAACGACAACTTGAGAAAGGCATTCAGCCACCTTACCGCGCTATCGCAATGGGAAAAGTGTTTCGAAACGAAGCGACGGATATGACTCATGAGGCAGAGTTTTTTCAGATAGACGGCTTTGCCATTGGAGAAGATATTACGCTTGCGCACCTACGAAGCACGCTTACAGAATTTTTTAGCAGGCTCATGCATGGAACAGCGGAGGTTCGCTTCCGTCCGAGCTTTTTCCCATTTACCGAACCAAGTGTTGAAATTGATATGCGGGCTACAGGGACAAATGTTCCCGAAAAACTCAAGGGGCGCTGGATTGAGATTATGGGTGCGGGAATGTTCCATCCAAACGTAATAAAGAATTACGGTCTTGATCCAGAAAAATACCGAGGGTTCGCATTTGGGGGAGGCATTGACCGTCTCGCGGTTCTTCGATGGGGTATTCCTGATGTTCGGCTCGTGCACTCTGCTGATTTACGTTTCATTAATCAATTTTAA
- a CDS encoding PQ-loop repeat-containing protein — protein sequence MLPIDFSLIVVVGVAVTVMTIVSKVIGLPHQIKKNFDRKSTEGVSLVVYVLSFSTYALWTLYGFLRGDLVVFLAHGALGCLVTGIILYQFFLYRKKIQ from the coding sequence ATGCTCCCTATTGATTTTAGTCTCATAGTGGTAGTTGGCGTGGCTGTCACGGTCATGACTATTGTAAGTAAGGTCATTGGGCTTCCTCACCAGATCAAAAAGAACTTTGACCGTAAATCAACCGAGGGGGTTTCTTTGGTTGTGTACGTCCTTTCTTTTTCTACATACGCCCTGTGGACACTTTACGGGTTTCTAAGAGGGGATTTGGTTGTTTTTCTTGCCCACGGTGCCTTGGGGTGTTTGGTTACTGGAATTATTCTCTATCAATTCTTCCTGTATAGAAAGAAGATCCAATAA
- a CDS encoding pyridoxamine 5'-phosphate oxidase family protein: MNEQKKQVLDFLRRHKAGVLATVSPEGHPEAAAVEYGSTDTLELVFDTFVMYRKYTNLQANPRIAFVVWDGDKTVQYEGTAAMVSDKETLQELKGLFFSQVPEAKKFEALEATRFFKVSPTWIRYKDYAISPDPLFELTF; encoded by the coding sequence ATGAATGAACAAAAGAAACAAGTTTTAGACTTTTTACGTCGTCACAAAGCGGGTGTGCTTGCAACGGTGTCGCCTGAGGGCCATCCTGAGGCCGCTGCGGTAGAATATGGTTCTACAGATACTCTAGAGCTTGTTTTTGATACATTTGTTATGTACCGAAAATATACAAATCTTCAAGCCAATCCGCGGATAGCTTTTGTGGTGTGGGACGGAGACAAAACAGTGCAATACGAAGGAACCGCCGCGATGGTTTCGGACAAAGAGACTCTCCAGGAGCTAAAAGGGTTATTCTTCTCTCAAGTACCTGAGGCAAAAAAGTTTGAGGCGCTAGAGGCAACTCGTTTTTTCAAGGTTTCTCCTACATGGATACGATATAAAGACTATGCAATCAGTCCAGACCCGCTTTTTGAACTAACTTTTTAA
- a CDS encoding phenylalanine--tRNA ligase subunit beta has product MKINYPWLQTYFEEKLPPPTELAEALTFHAFEIESVDGDVLDVKVTPNRGHDALSHRGIAKELSAILNIPLKHDPLRESVSLLPQTDAVAVSLPETGLCGRYIAGYLRGVKVGPSPQWLKERIESIGQRSINNVVDAANFVMFDLGEPLHAFDAGKFTKKGNQITVGVRNAKQSERITTLEGKEYELTTAHLVITDDGSDTPIAIAGVKGGKLLEVTPGTTELILEAAAFDGVSVRRGAAALKLRTEASSRFEQVLSKELPLYAMNAFAKLVLEVAGGEVVGFVDAYPEPQTVAPVTVSVSQINGLLGTHFSPKDVEGVFTRLDLPYIAKGETFTVHPPHERLDLTIPEDLVEEVGRIKGYENVPASNLPAASRQPEVSRVFALEDAIRENFLGRGYTEVLTSVFTEKGERAVLNKVDSVKPYLRESLLPGLTYALEKNVPNKGLLGLTSIKLFEIGTVWRNGKEETLVGTADEKSATEQSLEEAGKLLDVSVYKNYPLSTTVAYQPFSQYPAVLRDVSLFVPSGVSATDVEQVIRGVGTDLLVKVENFDVFEKGNQTSYALHLVFQADDRTLTDSEVSTIMENVTRALEGREGWKVR; this is encoded by the coding sequence ATGAAGATCAACTACCCGTGGCTTCAAACATACTTTGAGGAGAAACTTCCTCCACCCACAGAGCTTGCAGAAGCCCTTACTTTTCATGCATTTGAGATAGAGAGTGTTGACGGCGATGTCCTCGATGTGAAGGTGACCCCAAACCGCGGACACGACGCGCTTTCTCACCGTGGCATAGCCAAGGAGTTGTCGGCAATTCTCAATATTCCGCTCAAGCACGACCCACTGAGGGAGTCTGTCTCTTTGCTTCCACAAACAGACGCGGTTGCTGTTTCTCTACCAGAAACAGGGTTATGTGGCCGCTATATTGCCGGATATCTCCGCGGAGTTAAGGTGGGGCCCTCTCCGCAATGGCTGAAAGAACGCATTGAATCTATTGGCCAGAGGAGTATCAATAATGTGGTTGATGCCGCAAACTTCGTCATGTTTGACCTTGGGGAGCCACTCCACGCCTTTGACGCGGGGAAGTTCACTAAGAAGGGGAACCAGATTACAGTGGGCGTTCGGAACGCGAAACAATCTGAACGAATCACAACACTCGAGGGTAAGGAGTATGAACTCACCACCGCACACCTCGTGATCACCGATGACGGCTCTGACACGCCCATCGCAATTGCCGGAGTTAAGGGTGGTAAACTTCTCGAGGTTACCCCTGGAACGACAGAGCTCATTCTTGAGGCGGCTGCCTTCGATGGTGTTTCGGTACGCAGAGGAGCCGCGGCCCTTAAACTACGAACAGAGGCAAGTAGCAGATTTGAACAAGTTCTTTCCAAGGAATTGCCGCTCTATGCGATGAATGCTTTTGCAAAATTAGTGCTAGAAGTAGCGGGGGGTGAGGTAGTCGGTTTTGTAGATGCGTATCCGGAACCACAGACAGTAGCACCCGTTACTGTGAGCGTGAGCCAGATCAATGGCCTGTTGGGCACACACTTTTCTCCAAAAGACGTCGAGGGTGTGTTCACGCGTCTCGACTTGCCCTACATCGCAAAGGGCGAAACATTTACAGTACACCCACCGCACGAGCGTCTGGACCTCACAATACCCGAAGACCTTGTCGAAGAAGTGGGGCGCATTAAGGGCTACGAGAACGTCCCAGCCTCTAATCTCCCCGCGGCCTCACGACAACCTGAGGTCTCTAGAGTGTTTGCGCTAGAAGATGCTATCCGCGAAAACTTCCTCGGAAGAGGTTACACCGAAGTACTTACCTCAGTCTTTACAGAAAAGGGCGAGCGCGCTGTCTTAAACAAGGTTGATAGCGTTAAACCATACCTGCGGGAGAGTCTTCTGCCTGGCCTCACGTATGCTCTAGAAAAAAATGTCCCCAACAAAGGACTTCTTGGCCTCACAAGTATCAAACTTTTTGAGATTGGAACCGTTTGGAGGAATGGTAAAGAAGAAACACTTGTTGGCACAGCCGATGAGAAGAGTGCAACCGAACAATCTTTGGAGGAAGCGGGAAAACTCCTCGATGTTTCTGTGTACAAAAACTATCCCCTATCAACAACCGTCGCATACCAACCATTTTCACAATACCCAGCTGTACTCCGTGATGTTTCCCTCTTTGTTCCGTCTGGAGTTTCTGCCACCGACGTAGAACAGGTAATTAGAGGGGTGGGGACAGACCTGCTCGTGAAGGTGGAGAATTTTGATGTATTCGAGAAGGGCAACCAAACATCGTACGCACTACACTTGGTGTTTCAGGCAGATGACAGGACACTTACTGACAGTGAGGTAAGCACAATCATGGAGAACGTTACCCGCGCCCTTGAGGGACGCGAAGGTTGGAAGGTTCGGTAG